GAGCAGTTCGCCCTGCAGTTGCTGAATGTATTTGCTGGCGCCTTCCTCCAGTCCGCCCACGGTAGCAATGGAGAAGGGGCGGCCAATGAGCACGGCATCCGCACCCAGCGCGACCATTTTAAGCACGTCTGCCCCGGTGCGCACGCCGCCGTCCACCAGCACGGTAATGTCTTTGCCCACGGCCTGCGCAATATCAAACAGCACATGCGCGGTGCCGGGGGTGTGATCCAGAACGCGCCCGCCATGGTTGGAAACCACTATGGCGCTTGCGCCCACGTCTACAGCGGCCTTGGCGTCATCCACGCACATAATGCCCTTGAGGATGAATTTGCCGGGCACGCGGCCGATAATTTCCTTGAGCTTGGCGGGAGACTTGGGAGAAACGGGTCGGCCCATCTTGGCAAGGGTGATGAGACCGGCAGCGTCAATATCCATGCCGAAGATTTTGCAGCCTGTCTCTGCTGCCTTGTCCAGCTTGGCGTAGAGCTCTGCGTCTTCCCACGGCTTGATAAAGGGTATGCCCTTGCCGTTCACTTCTTTGATGGCGGCAAAACCCGCCTCGTGAATGAAGGGGGGCACGCCGTCGCCGGTACAGCCTATGATGCCGTTGGCAACGCAGGCCTTAAGCTTGCCGGCGATGTATTCATCTTCCGTGACCTTGCCGCCCATGTTGAACGAAACACCGCCGATGGGGGCGGCGATAACCGGAATGGCAAGGTCAACTCCCAGCACTTCGGTCGTGGGATTGGGCGTGGTGATGGAGTGGATGAGGCGCATGCGCAGTTTGTAGTCTGCAAGGGCTTCCACGTTGGCGGTGAAGGAAGAACCCGTTCCAAGGCCGCCCATGCCGGGCACTTCGCCCGCGCAGGCCTTGCCGTTGCAGACGGGACAGACGCGGCAGAAACCTTTCATGCGTTCGCGTGCAGTGGTGCGCACATCTTTCATGATTCAATTCTCCTGATTACAAAACGTTATCCGCAAGTATCTACTGTGTTCCAAGGCAGGGCAGGCGCAGAGCGCATATGCCGGACCGTAAGCGTCCGGTTCGTTTTCACGCTCCCGGGCACTTCAGGAGTCACCGTCAAATACCAGCCCCTGCACCTCTGAAAGATGCTCCCGCATGGTAAGTTCCGCCGTATCCGGGTCGCCTGCTTCAATGGCTTCCAGGATACGGCGGTGCGCCTGCAAGGATGCGATGCGGCGTTCCTCGCTTTGCAGGGATTGGTTGCGGGTTTCCGCCAGTTTGGACTCGGCGCGGGTCACCACGTCCAGAAACAGCGGGTTGCCGGTAGCCATGGCGATGAGTTGATGAAAGTGCAGGTCAGCATAGCCTGTGTTTTCATCTCCCTCGCATTCCATCTCCTGCATGGAGAGAAGTTGCCGCAGAGCTTCCAGATGCCCCTGTGTGCGCGATTCCGCTGCCAGCCGCGCAATCTGCGGTTCAATGGCCTGCCGGAACTGAAAAAGCTGCCACAGCCGCACCCTCTGCTGTGTCATCACCTCGGCAAAGGGGGCCAGCAGATCCCCTCCGGGCGGAAGCGACACGTAGGTTCCATCGCCCCGGCGGCTTTCCAGCACGCCGTTTTCCTGCAAGGCGCGTATGGCCTCGCGCAGGGAACTTCTGGAAACCTTAAACACTTCAGCGAGTTTGCGTTCCGGAGGCAACTTGTCTCCGGGCTTTATTTCGCCGGACTCCAGCAGTTCGCGGATGCGTTCCACAACGCGCTCGTAAATTTTCGTCTGCCCTGTCGTGCCAGCCAGATCGGGATTGTGCGTATCCATAGCCCCTCGGCGTGGCGACCAGTCTTCCGGCAGTGGTTGATTGGTCAGACCACACTGTACATGCATTGCGGATAAAATACCAGAACCGAATCCGTGCCGCAGAAGGCATGCGGCATGGTGCTTTCTTTGCCATTTGCAGTGCGCAGAGGGTACGGCGTGGTGTTGCCGTACAAGGCGCTTACAGCATTGACAGAGAGTGCCACATTTAGTGCTACCAGAGGGCTGAGAAAAAGCAATCATTATATGGGGTAATATTGAAAGGAAGATATTCATTCCGCAATGCGGAAGCACGGGGAAGTGCGGGCATGGGGGCTGTGCGATGGCCAAACCATGCCCGCACGTTGCATTCCGGGACGGGTTATTTCTTATGTTCTTCCCTGCCTGCCTGCCTGCACGCCTGTCTGGCTGTCTGCCTGTGCATGGCCTGCGGCAAGAGCGTGTTTTTCGTGCGTATGGCTACGTTGCCGCAACACGCGCAGGGTGAGCGGAAGACGGGTGCGGAAACAGCTACCCTCTCTGCTGTCTGAAGGCACGGTCCATGGTGGCTATGCTCAGCATGTTTGCCCCGTGTGCCACGGCATCAAAGATATCCCTGTCTTCCCATCCTGCAGTTCGTGCTTCGGCAAGGCTTTGCGCCGGTATGCCCTGCTGCGCGACCACAGCCTGTGCCACAAGGCGCAGGAGCAGCTGTTCGTGGTCTTCCAGCGCGCCTTCGCCGGAAAGGGCAGGAAGGTCTGCGGGGGCGGCGGCGTGGTCGTACAGGGCTTCAAGGTCCGGCTTGTTCATGCCGCAACGTTGCAGCAGTGCGCTGTTATACTCCGTGCAGCAGCCGTACCCCAGCGAGCGCGCCACGGTGTAGCGGATGGCGGCCAGCAGCGGAAAGCTGAGCGCGGGGTGCGATGTGTAGTGGCGAATGAGCTCAAACTGCTTTTCCAGCAGATGCGGACTGGCGGAAAAAAGCTGCAACGGCTCCGGAACGGACGCGGGCGAAGGAAAGGCTGCGTAGATCTTCTGCACAGATTCGGGGGCGGCGGCAACGTCTTGCGGGGTGGTGAAACGGATGGAATACATGGAGACTCCTTGGTAGTAGACTGGTCGTCTTGTTAAAGTGTACACAAAACCGGGCGGCAAGCCGCACGGCAACCTGGGAGCAGGTCTGTCCGGAACATCTTATAGGCAGGCTTGGCCGCCAGACTGGTTGGCAGGCAGGGTTGCAGGCTCGGCGTCAGACCGGGAGGTAACTGGCCGGGAGAGCAGAATTTCCGAGAAAAAACGGCGGCAGAGGATAAGCGGGTCAGCGGAGCGGGTCACCTTCATGCGGATAATGGCCCCGTGCCAGCAGGAAACCAGAAAATAGGCTGTCTCCGCAGGATCAAGATCGGCCCGTATTTCTCCTGTCTCCTGTCCCTGCCGGATAAGGTGCTCAAAGCCCTTTGCCATGCGGTCCATGGCGGCACGCAGGTGCTGCTGGAACGGTTCCGAAAGCCCGCCCATTTCCTGCGCAAGATTGCCTATGGGGCAGCCGCGTGTGCAGCCGTGCTGACGGAAGTAGTCTTCAAAGGTGCTCAGTATGGTCTGGATGCGTGTGAAGGCAGAGAGCGAGGTGTCGCGTGCAATACGCAGAAATATCTGGCCGAAACTGGCGGAAAAATGGTCCACCACCGCAAGGCCGAAGGCTTCCTTGCTTTTGAAATAATGGTAGAAGGACCCCTTGGGCACACCGGCTGCCTCCAGAATCTCCTTGAGCCCTGTGCCCGTGAAGCCTTGGCGGTGGATAAGCTCCGCCCCTGTCTCAATAATGCGTTGCCGTGTTTCTTCGCTCATGGACAAGCTATTAGACCAGTCGTCTAGTCAGCGTCAACAAAAAACTCTACCGGCATCTCGCCACACAGACGCATATGCCGCGCAGGGGGCTATTGCTGTCTTCAGCCACGTGGCCGAAGGCGTTGCAGGCGGCGCACTGCGTCTAGTGCGCCACCACCTTGCCCAGAAAATCCTTGAGCCGGGGATTGGACGGATTGCTGAAGAACGTGGCCGGGTCGCCTTCCTGCTGAATGACACCCTGATCGATGAAGATAACGCGGTCAGCCACTTCGCGGGCAAAGTTCATCTCGTGCGTCACCACCACCATGGTCATGCCTTCGGTTGCCAGCTTCTTCATAACGTCCAGCACTTCGCCCACCAGTTCGGGGTCCAGTGCGGAGGTGGGTTCGTCAAACAGGATAACCTTGGGCGACATGGCCAGCGAACGGGCAATGGCCACGCGCTGTTTCTGCCCGCCGGAAAGCTGGTCCGGGTAGCTGTTGGCCTTGTCCGGCAGGCCCACCTTTTCCAGCAGCTTCAGGGCAATGGCATCCGCTTCGGCGCGGGATTTGCGCCGCACCTTCACAAGGCCGATGGTCACGTTCTGCAAGACAGAAAGGTGCGGGAACAGGTTGAACTGCTGAAAGACCATGCCCGCTTCCGAGCGAACGTAGTTGATGTCGGTTTCCGGGGCGTACAGGTCGTGCCCGTCTACCACAATGGTGCCGGAGGTGCGTTCCTCCAGCCTGTTGATGCAGCGCAGCACTGTGGATTTTCCCGATCCGGAAGGCCCGAGAATAACCACCACTTCGCCCTGCCGGACGGAAAGATTAATGCCTTTCAGCACCTCGGTGTCGCCGAACCGTTTGTGCAGGTCGCGTATTTCTATCATGGGTCTGTGGGTAGCATTGTTCATGGCAGGTGTCCCCTATCTGGAACCGCGCTCGGCGAGTTTGCGTTCATACATGCGCAGCACCTTGGCGATGGAAAGCGTCATGCACAGGTAGACAAGGGCAACGGTGAGATACACCTCAAAAGAACGGAAGTTCACCGCCACAATTTCCTGCCCCTGCCGGGTCAGTTCCGCCACGCCTATGACGGTGAGCAGCGAGGTATCTTTCAGGCTGATGATGAACTGGTTGCCCAGCGGCGGAATCATGCGGCGGAATGCCTGCGGCCAGATGATGTAGAGCATGGTCTGCATGCGGGTAAGGCCGATGGAGCGGCCCGCTTCTGCCTGTCCGGTATCAACCGATTGAATGGCGCCACGCACAATTTCCGCGATATAGGCACCGGAGTTTACGGCAATGGTGATAATGCCCGCCGTAACCGGGGCTATGCGCATGCCTGTGGCCAGCGGAACGCCGAAATAGAGAAACAGGGCCTGCACCACCATGGGCGTGCCCCGGATGATTTCAATGTAGGTGAGCGAGAGGTACCGGGGCAGGGCGGGGCGCGATATGCGCATAAGACCGGCGGCAACGCCGATGAAAAAGCCGAACAGAAGCCCGACCACGGTAAGGTATATGGTCATCTCCACGCCTCTGGTGAGCAGGGGCAGGGTTTCCCACATTACGTCGCTTTTAAACTGAAAAGCCATGAACATTCAGCCTTTGCTTGCGTGTAGAGAAGGTGCGCGTTGTACGGAGAAAGGATACGGGCGCGGCAACCGCGCCCGTATCCGCAGGGGGTACGAAACTAGTTCTTGGCAGGCGCGAAGCCGAACCACTTAATGTACATCTGTTCGTAGGTGCCGTCAGCCTTCATGTCGGCAAGGGCCTTGTTCACGTCGGGAACGAGCTTGGAACCCTTGGGGAAGCCGATGCCGTAAGCCTGACCCTGATAAGTGGGGCCAACAACCTTGACCTGACCCTCATACTTGGAGGCAAAGTCCATGACCACGGGCATGTCAAAGATAACCGCATCGGCACCGCCGGAGAGCAGTTCCATGAACATGCCGTCGTTGTTGGGGAAGAGCTTCACCTTTTCTTTCTTGGCAAAGGTGTAGGCAAAATCCACGCTGGAGGTGGCAAGCTTGGTGGCTATGGTGGCATCCTTCAGGTCTTCAATGCCGTTCACAGCGGTGTTGTCGGCCTTCACCAGCAGGGACAGACCGGAATCATAGTAGCCGTCGGAGAAATCCACCACTTCCTGACGCTCAGGCTTGATGGTAATGCCGGCCACGGCTGCGTCAATGCTCCCGGCCTGCAGGCCGGGGATGATGCCGTTAAAGTCCATGGGCTGGAAGGTGAATTCCAGATTCAGGCGCTTGGCGATCTCCTTCCACATGTCAATGTCGAAGCCGACGTACTCGTCGCCTTCCTTGTACTCGAAGGGCTTGAAGTTGGTGTCATGCGCCACAATCAGCTTGTTGGCAAAGGCGGCGGTAGACATGCCCAGAGCGACGAGAACGGTCAGGACTGCAAGTAAACGTTTCACGCGAATACCTCCTCAGGAACGGGTTAGGGACAGTTGTTCATGCCGGTGTGCCGGTGCATGAAGATTACCGGTGCAACGATCATCGCTTCCTCTGTGCCCAGAGGCGTCATGCTCCGCGTTCGTGGAGAATGACATTAACAGATAATTGTTGCCAGAAAAGTGCGACAAAATCAATCCAAAAGCCCTGTCGACAGCGCATTTGCGCAACGTAGCACAGCACTCTTTGCGTGCAGAAAACGCTCCCGCACCATCGTTTTTTACAGACGAAAATGGCCCGAAACGATGCGGACACCACGCACGTAGACAGGGCCATACGCCGCAATCAGATGTGCCTTCGCCACAGCCAGATGTGCCTTCGCCACAGCCAGATGCGCCCTGCGCAGCAATCGGATGGCACATGCCGACGTCGGTGCGTGCGGTCAGCGGATTGTCATAATCTCCGTAAGCGTGTCGCGCAGCCAGCGCCCCGCAGGGCCAAGGGGCCGGGTGGGGGTCCACATGATATAGGCCGGAGCACCGTGCGGAACGGGATGAAACGCAAAGTGCAGCCGCACCAGCCGCTGCTCGGCAATATCCTGCTGCATGGCATGCTCCGGGAGAAAGGCCCATCCGGTGCCGTTGCGCACAAGCGCGTGTATGGCCGGGTTGCCGTCGCACCACCAGGGGCGGTGTGCCACGCGCTCGTCCACGCAGCGTTCTCCGCCCCGGCTGGAAACGATGATCTGCCGGTGGGGAGCCACATCCTCGCGGCTCAGGTCGCCGCGCCCCGCAAGGGGGTGGGCGGGCGAAGCCACCGGAATGAACCGCACGGTATGCACCAACTGCGCAGGGGCAGAAACCGGAAGGGGCGCAAGGGGCACAATGTAGCCCAGATCAGCCCTGCCGCCTGCTACCATTTCGCCTATGTCGCCCAGCGCGCCCATGAGCATCTCCAGTTCCACGTCCGGCCATTGGCGGCCGAAATGCCGGAGCACGGAGGCGGCAACGTCTTCCGGTATCAGGTCGTCTGCCGCAAAGGTCACGCGGCTCTCCGTGCCGCCTGCAAGACCTGCCGCAAAATGCTCCAAGCGGGTGCACGATTCCATGGCCTGCACGGCCTCGCGCAGAAGGGCGGAGCCTGCCAGCGTCAGTTCCGGTTTGTGCCCTGCCCGGTCAAAAAGCGTGACGCCAAGGTCGATTTCCAGGTTGGCAATGGCCGTGCTCACGGCTGACTGAGCGCGTCCGAGCTGGCGCGCCGCAGCAGAAAAAGAGCCTGCTTCGGCTGCCGTAACAAATGTTTTCAGTTGATCAATGGAGAATGGCATTTGCCATGTCTATCTGAAAATTCGATGGACTTCAACTTTATCCATCTTGGCCTGAGCGCTATATCCCCCGTGGTCCGCAATGGCGGAAAAGGAGTGGTCTATGCGTTCCGGATGGGACAGATTGCGACATGCCGTACTTTTTGAGGTGGTGGCCCTGCTGCTGGTCACGCCCGTGGCGGCGCGTATCATCGGTACGGAAATGGGAAAGACGGCGCTGTTCGCCGTGGGCATGAGCACGCTGGCTATGGTGTGGAACGCCGCATACAACTGGCTGTTCGACATGTCGCTGCTTCGTTGCGGCAGGCCGCTGCAGCCGCGCGGGTTCCGGGTGCGGGCGGTGCATGCGGTGCTGTTCGAGGCCGGGCTGTTTGCGGCAGCCGTCCCCTTTGCCATGGCTATGCTGGATCTGGATGTCTGGCAGGCCGTGCTGGCAGAAATTGGGCTGGCAAGCTTTTATATGGTGTTCGCCTACCTGTACAACTGGGCATATGACGTGGTTTTTCCCGTTCCCGTGGCAGCGTGCGTGTCCGGCGAATAGCTATGGCCGCCGTTGGCGGCAGCAAACGGATAAGGCCCCGTCCGGTAGTCGGACGGGGCCTTTATCGTGTTCGGTCTGTCGAGTGCTCTAGGGCCTGCCTGTTACAGCAGCGCCTCGTCAGGCGTAATGGCAGCCATGCCAAAGGCGGCACCCACGGCAGGACAGGTCAGCTTGCCCTTGTAGGTATTCAGTCCCAGCGCCAGCGCGCGGTCCTTGCGCAGGGCATCCACGCCGTGGTTGGCTATGGCAATGGCATAGGGCAGCGTCTGGTTGCCAAGGGCAAGGGTGGAAGTGCGCGGCACGGCTCCGGGCATGTTGGCCACGCCGTAGTGGACCACGCCGTCCACAACGTAGGTGGGCTGATCATGGGTGGTGGCCTTTATGGTTTCCACGCAGCCGCCCTGGTCAACAGCCACGTCCACGATGACGGAGCCTTCCTTCATGGTCTTGAGCATGTCGCGGGTGATAAGGTGGGGAGCCTTGGCACCGGGAATGAGCACGGCTCCGATGACCAGATCGGCCTTTTTCACCCATTCGCGTATGTTGGGTTCCGTGGAGGTAATGGTGGTAATGCGTCCGCCGAACACATCATCAATATATTGCAGGCGGCCATGGTTCACGTCCAGAAGGGTGACATTGGCCCCAAGTCCCACAGCCATCTTGGCCGCGTTAATGCCTACAACGCCGCCGCCCAGGACCACCACCTGCGCCGGCGGAACGCCGGGAACGCCACCCAGCAGCACGCCGCTGCCACCCATGGGCTTTTCAAGAAATTTAGCGCCTTCCTGCGTTGCCATACGCCCAGCCACTTCAGACATGGGGGTGAGCAGGGGCAGGGCTCCGTTGGGCAGTTGCACGGTTTCGTAGGCAATGCCGGTTGTGCCGGAGGCGAGCAGAGCATCGGTCAGCGGTTTGTCGGCTGCAAGATGCAGGTAGGTGAAGAGCAAAAGCCCTTCGCGCAGGTACTTGTATTCCTTGGCGATGGGCTCTTTCACCTTGTAGACCATGTCGGCGGACCATGCCTTGTCAACGTCCACCATCTGCGCGCCCGCAGCCACGTAGTCCTCATCGGGGCAGCCGCTGCCCACGCCCGCACCTGTCTCTACCAGAACGGTGTGCCCGCGGCGGACAAGGGATTCCACAGCACCGGGGGTGGCTGCAACGCGGTTTTCCAGTGTCTTGATCTCTTTCGGGATGCCAATGATCATGGGATTCTCCTTAATATGTCTGTGTTGAGGAGGGGTATCCCTGCTTCCATGTTCCGCCGTACCCCTCTGCGCAACGCTCCAGCTTTGCTCCAGTATGTACATGGCTGGAGTATGGCAGACAAGGAAAAATAACGTTTTTGTCTGAAAAGCGGGAAAATTTAATTGGATCGTGTGAATCTTTTAGCAATTTTGATGAATGACGCAT
This region of Desulfovibrio psychrotolerans genomic DNA includes:
- a CDS encoding alpha-hydroxy-acid oxidizing protein, with product MKDVRTTARERMKGFCRVCPVCNGKACAGEVPGMGGLGTGSSFTANVEALADYKLRMRLIHSITTPNPTTEVLGVDLAIPVIAAPIGGVSFNMGGKVTEDEYIAGKLKACVANGIIGCTGDGVPPFIHEAGFAAIKEVNGKGIPFIKPWEDAELYAKLDKAAETGCKIFGMDIDAAGLITLAKMGRPVSPKSPAKLKEIIGRVPGKFILKGIMCVDDAKAAVDVGASAIVVSNHGGRVLDHTPGTAHVLFDIAQAVGKDITVLVDGGVRTGADVLKMVALGADAVLIGRPFSIATVGGLEEGASKYIQQLQGELLAAMVLTGCKSLADATPEILVDVLGQ
- a CDS encoding FadR/GntR family transcriptional regulator, which encodes MDTHNPDLAGTTGQTKIYERVVERIRELLESGEIKPGDKLPPERKLAEVFKVSRSSLREAIRALQENGVLESRRGDGTYVSLPPGGDLLAPFAEVMTQQRVRLWQLFQFRQAIEPQIARLAAESRTQGHLEALRQLLSMQEMECEGDENTGYADLHFHQLIAMATGNPLFLDVVTRAESKLAETRNQSLQSEERRIASLQAHRRILEAIEAGDPDTAELTMREHLSEVQGLVFDGDS
- a CDS encoding TetR/AcrR family transcriptional regulator → MSEETRQRIIETGAELIHRQGFTGTGLKEILEAAGVPKGSFYHYFKSKEAFGLAVVDHFSASFGQIFLRIARDTSLSAFTRIQTILSTFEDYFRQHGCTRGCPIGNLAQEMGGLSEPFQQHLRAAMDRMAKGFEHLIRQGQETGEIRADLDPAETAYFLVSCWHGAIIRMKVTRSADPLILCRRFFSEILLSRPVTSRSDAEPATLPANQSGGQACL
- a CDS encoding amino acid ABC transporter ATP-binding protein, which codes for MIEIRDLHKRFGDTEVLKGINLSVRQGEVVVILGPSGSGKSTVLRCINRLEERTSGTIVVDGHDLYAPETDINYVRSEAGMVFQQFNLFPHLSVLQNVTIGLVKVRRKSRAEADAIALKLLEKVGLPDKANSYPDQLSGGQKQRVAIARSLAMSPKVILFDEPTSALDPELVGEVLDVMKKLATEGMTMVVVTHEMNFAREVADRVIFIDQGVIQQEGDPATFFSNPSNPRLKDFLGKVVAH
- a CDS encoding amino acid ABC transporter permease; this encodes MAFQFKSDVMWETLPLLTRGVEMTIYLTVVGLLFGFFIGVAAGLMRISRPALPRYLSLTYIEIIRGTPMVVQALFLYFGVPLATGMRIAPVTAGIITIAVNSGAYIAEIVRGAIQSVDTGQAEAGRSIGLTRMQTMLYIIWPQAFRRMIPPLGNQFIISLKDTSLLTVIGVAELTRQGQEIVAVNFRSFEVYLTVALVYLCMTLSIAKVLRMYERKLAERGSR
- a CDS encoding transporter substrate-binding domain-containing protein, whose product is MKRLLAVLTVLVALGMSTAAFANKLIVAHDTNFKPFEYKEGDEYVGFDIDMWKEIAKRLNLEFTFQPMDFNGIIPGLQAGSIDAAVAGITIKPERQEVVDFSDGYYDSGLSLLVKADNTAVNGIEDLKDATIATKLATSSVDFAYTFAKKEKVKLFPNNDGMFMELLSGGADAVIFDMPVVMDFASKYEGQVKVVGPTYQGQAYGIGFPKGSKLVPDVNKALADMKADGTYEQMYIKWFGFAPAKN
- a CDS encoding LysR family transcriptional regulator — encoded protein: MPFSIDQLKTFVTAAEAGSFSAAARQLGRAQSAVSTAIANLEIDLGVTLFDRAGHKPELTLAGSALLREAVQAMESCTRLEHFAAGLAGGTESRVTFAADDLIPEDVAASVLRHFGRQWPDVELEMLMGALGDIGEMVAGGRADLGYIVPLAPLPVSAPAQLVHTVRFIPVASPAHPLAGRGDLSREDVAPHRQIIVSSRGGERCVDERVAHRPWWCDGNPAIHALVRNGTGWAFLPEHAMQQDIAEQRLVRLHFAFHPVPHGAPAYIMWTPTRPLGPAGRWLRDTLTEIMTIR
- a CDS encoding PACE efflux transporter, producing MRSGWDRLRHAVLFEVVALLLVTPVAARIIGTEMGKTALFAVGMSTLAMVWNAAYNWLFDMSLLRCGRPLQPRGFRVRAVHAVLFEAGLFAAAVPFAMAMLDLDVWQAVLAEIGLASFYMVFAYLYNWAYDVVFPVPVAACVSGE
- the ald gene encoding alanine dehydrogenase, whose amino-acid sequence is MIIGIPKEIKTLENRVAATPGAVESLVRRGHTVLVETGAGVGSGCPDEDYVAAGAQMVDVDKAWSADMVYKVKEPIAKEYKYLREGLLLFTYLHLAADKPLTDALLASGTTGIAYETVQLPNGALPLLTPMSEVAGRMATQEGAKFLEKPMGGSGVLLGGVPGVPPAQVVVLGGGVVGINAAKMAVGLGANVTLLDVNHGRLQYIDDVFGGRITTITSTEPNIREWVKKADLVIGAVLIPGAKAPHLITRDMLKTMKEGSVIVDVAVDQGGCVETIKATTHDQPTYVVDGVVHYGVANMPGAVPRTSTLALGNQTLPYAIAIANHGVDALRKDRALALGLNTYKGKLTCPAVGAAFGMAAITPDEALL